A segment of the Bacillus pseudomycoides genome:
TCTGTAATAACCGCAAATGGTGTCACTTCTGAACCTGTACCTGATGTAGTTGGAATCGCAACAAACTGCGCTTTAGTTCCTAGTTTTGGATATTTACATGTACGTTTTCTAATATCTAAAAACTTTTGTTTTATACCAAAGAATTCTGTTTCTGGGTGCTCATAAAATAGCCACATTCCTTTTGCTGCATCCATCGCTGATCCGCCGCCAAGAGCAATAATCACGTCTGGCTTGAAGCTTCTCATCATTTCTGCACCTTTAAATACAGTTTCATCTGATGGATCTGGTTCTACTTCAGAGAATATTTCTACTTTTACATCATTTCTATGTTGACCTAAATAATGCGTTACTACATCAATATATCCATGTTGAACCATTCCAGGATCTGTTACAATGAATGCTCGTGAAATGTTCGGCATACTTGCTAAATACTGTGTAGCGTGTTTTTCAAAATAAATTTTTGGTGGCAGCTTGAACCACTGCATATTCTTTTTTCTATTTGCAAGTCTCTTTACGTTCATTAAATGAGTTGCCGTTACGTTTTGAGATACAGAGTTCTTTCCGTATGATCCGCATCCAAGTGTAAGCGATGGAATGAAAGCATTATATATATCACCAATTCCGCCTTGTGCTGACGGAGCATTTACGATAAGACGACATGCTTTCATACGTAAACCAAACTGTTTTTGTACTTCTGTATTTGTAGAATGAATAACTGCAGAATGTCCTAAACCGCCAAGCTCTAACATGTTTTCACAATGCTGCAATCCTTCTTCTAATGAATTTGCTTTTATACAAGCTAATACTGGGCTTAATTTTTCGCGGGATAGCGGATAATTTGCGCCGACTCCTTTAATTTCTGCAACCAGCATTTTTGTATCTTCTGGTACTGCAATTCCTACTAGTGATGCAATGTAGTGAGCTGGTTTCCCAACAATATCGCTATTTACTGCACATGTATTTTCATTAATGACAAGTTTCTCTAATTTTTTTCGTTCATCTTCTGTTACAAAATAACAATTGTTTGCTATCATTTCTTGTTTCACATCATTATAGATCTCTTTGTCTACAATAATTGCTTGTTCAGAAGCACAAATCATACCGTTATCAAATGTTTTTGATAAGATTACATCATTCACAGCACGTTTCACATTCGCTGATTTTTCCATATAACATGGAACGTTACCTGGTCCTACTCCTAAAGCTGGTTTACCAGTTGAATATGCTGATTTTACCATTCCTGCTCCTCCTGTTGCCAGAACAAGCGCTACACCTTCATGATTCATTAATTGTTTTGTTGCCTCAACAGAAGGCTTTTCAATCCATTGAATACAGTTCTCTGGTGCACCAGCTTTTACTGCAGCATCGCGCACTGTTTTCGCAGCTGCAATCGAACATTGCTGCGCTGAAGGATGGAATGCAAAAATAATTGGATTTCTTGTTTTCATTGCAATAATCGCTTTAAACATCGTTGTTGAAGTTGGATTTGTTACTGGCGTTACCCCAGCAACCACACCGACCGGCTCTGCGATTTCTATTACTTCCTCATGCGGATCCTCACGAATAATCCCCACTGTTTTGTCATTTTTTATGCTATTCCAAATATATTCAGTGGCAAAAATATTTTTAATGCATTTATCTTCATATACACCGCGTCCTGTTTCCTCAACAGCCATTTTTGCAAGTGGCATATGTTGGTCTACACCCGCAAGTGCCATTTCATGTACAATGTTGTCAATTTGCTCTTGTGTAAAATCCTCTAATGCTTGTAAAGCTACCTGACCGTTTTTCACCAACGTATCAATCATTTCTGTTACTTCTTGCATTTCATTTACAACTTTCTCTTTGACTACCATGTAAATTCCTCCTATCCTGTTATAGGGACTTAATTAATCCCACAGGGTCTTGATGAGTCCCTATTAAAGCAAAAAAATAGAGTTACTTTTCCTACATGAATCCATTGTTTGTGAAATTCTTCACAAGTTTATGTGTAAAGCATCGTTTCATGATTTTACTATACACGAAATATTTTTAATTGTGTGTGTCTAATTTGTGAAACGTTTCACAAATTGTATTAAAAAAAGGCACCGCCCTCTTTAGCAGTGCCTTTTCCATTATGCTAATGCTTGTGCTAAATCTTCAATTAAGTCTTCTCCGTCTTCAATACCAACAGAAATACGGATTAATGTATCAGTAATTCCTAAATCTTTACGACGATCTGCTGGAATAGATGCATGTGTCATTTGTGCTGGAATAGAAATTAAGCTTTCTACCGCTCCTAAACTTTCAGCAAGTGTAAAATACTGCACCTTCTCAAGTACTTTATTTAATGTTTCTTCACTATCTACATCAAATGAAATAATAGCACCATATCCACCAGCTTGTTCTTTCGCTAATGCATGATTCGGATGCGCTTCAAGACCTGGATAGT
Coding sequences within it:
- the adhE gene encoding bifunctional acetaldehyde-CoA/alcohol dehydrogenase → MVVKEKVVNEMQEVTEMIDTLVKNGQVALQALEDFTQEQIDNIVHEMALAGVDQHMPLAKMAVEETGRGVYEDKCIKNIFATEYIWNSIKNDKTVGIIREDPHEEVIEIAEPVGVVAGVTPVTNPTSTTMFKAIIAMKTRNPIIFAFHPSAQQCSIAAAKTVRDAAVKAGAPENCIQWIEKPSVEATKQLMNHEGVALVLATGGAGMVKSAYSTGKPALGVGPGNVPCYMEKSANVKRAVNDVILSKTFDNGMICASEQAIIVDKEIYNDVKQEMIANNCYFVTEDERKKLEKLVINENTCAVNSDIVGKPAHYIASLVGIAVPEDTKMLVAEIKGVGANYPLSREKLSPVLACIKANSLEEGLQHCENMLELGGLGHSAVIHSTNTEVQKQFGLRMKACRLIVNAPSAQGGIGDIYNAFIPSLTLGCGSYGKNSVSQNVTATHLMNVKRLANRKKNMQWFKLPPKIYFEKHATQYLASMPNISRAFIVTDPGMVQHGYIDVVTHYLGQHRNDVKVEIFSEVEPDPSDETVFKGAEMMRSFKPDVIIALGGGSAMDAAKGMWLFYEHPETEFFGIKQKFLDIRKRTCKYPKLGTKAQFVAIPTTSGTGSEVTPFAVITDKKNNIKYPLADYELTPDVAIVDPQFVMTVPPHVTADTGMDVLTHAIEAYVSIMANDYTDGLALKAIDLVFKYLPRAYKDGNDEEAREKMHNASAIAGMAFANAFLGINHSLAHKIGPEFHIPHGRANAILMPHVIRYNAIKPRKHALFPKYEHFVADERYAHIARMLGLPARTVEEGVESLVQAITALGKELNIQMSIAGQGVEKEAFEAVVDVLSERAFEDQCTTANPKLPLISELKEVYMQAYKGV